One region of Drosophila subobscura isolate 14011-0131.10 chromosome J, UCBerk_Dsub_1.0, whole genome shotgun sequence genomic DNA includes:
- the LOC117895102 gene encoding LOW QUALITY PROTEIN: PHD finger protein rhinoceros (The sequence of the model RefSeq protein was modified relative to this genomic sequence to represent the inferred CDS: inserted 2 bases in 1 codon), translating to MSQRGKRGNQHHHQSHHPPPQQQQRKDVEPQPPPTKRRKGRPPNGATTAAAAIAATAGAGAGSTTGGDRVPIIPSSKSKNDVEQELDIGERGNESGLLGAASSSSSISKSKSTKQAKSSSKCKSQGASTSSSWQARSVADIKMSSIYNRSSTEAPAELYRKDLISAMKLPDSEPLANYEYLVVADQWKQEWEKGVQVPVNPDSLPEPCVYVLPEPIVSPAHDFKLPKNRYLRITKDEHYSPELHCLTNVVALAENTCAYDIDPIDEAWLRLYNGDRAQCGAFPINETQFERVIEELEVRCWEQIQVILKQEEGLGIEFDENVICDVCRSPDSEEANEMVFCDNCNICVHQACYGITAIPSGQWLCRTCSMGITPDCVLCPNKGGAMKSNKSGKHWAHVSCALWIPEVSIGCVDRMEPITKISSIPQSRWSLVCVLCRKRVGSCIQCSVKPCKTAYHVTCAFQHGLEMRAIIEEGNAEDGVKLRSYCQKHSMSKGKKENAGGASGGGSASVTNSMHKANKYTGGTGGVGDEGSSACGKTGEDQRRRKNHRKNDMTSEERNQARAQRLQEVEAEFDKHVNINDISCHLFDVDDDAIVAIYNYWKLKRKSRHNRELIPPKSEDVEMIARKQEQQDLENHKLVVHLRQDLERVRNLCYMVSRREKLSRSLFKLREQVFYKQLGVLDEMRLDKQQQKQEEKQRPALDMDAVIYANDGPTLYDRFYSSAGGQTVPAQYQDLKYILEQLMGKLQSGKQRRGRASQSPNKRKQVAKASPTKKINNGSITSRTSSPEKPAAMGKVASMSSTAAKVRGAPPGKPPAGRRASKSGAATGTSTHNKTQSQPHSHIRSSASSHTSSGSSSSGDSSSPNGTSSSDSSSASDSGSERGSSSAASGISRRKSSSTGSPLKKQSYARSVEQRQKQRQRRQSEAAAGVPAASPSSRSATSSSEDEDEQQRRRQESERENRGRGSIYNKTVPNRTQPTKSKQCSQADGGAAVGMGARRKLSTTTRGLAQMHKDAEESLSSDGSEELLPLKGERQREVISSSGLALSGPTTGGTKMGQHIYSDSESSSSPNEKELEEVTTLESNVSDSQNQQTIRTKAAMKEFVPGTAATSTQSATTATAAASKSTKEAKEGGTSSKANSNAKLPYPADLLVVPQRQAAKKASENMRSTNLAATLQPDAADRVREPETNSAAPIGKNKPKDSVSKQAMDAERFGGGDKARTKEQAKPTAKSVGEGIVERGKRGRPPKVPRDPTASYNTSIEKGKPPPPAEAKSIDLVSNPTTAKTSFAVSYVPQRQAAKKAAEQLKSSKPLQETAFSNANESAEKELSSTTTGTASTGTTTTSAKPTRRTSLKEAPNPPKESLGNRKKSKEEAVVTATKTTTPIKRRIAAPNLSSSSSGDSESSSSSSSSGSSSSSGSGSDSESESEASDADKARQTNKEPAPSAVSSCSTVSSNVPKRSPRKSMDKPAASGAAVATAPPPPPPPLPVRTRQNSTNKSPKRAPQKSVATIAIQDDAQNAPKLHPYRRQFSPDDGTKQVQSEQFTKRATRGSKSRPPSPLVKSSPEKQTPRRKSRADESPKKLPNWEHEINQRKAASGKATSALDKMLDKKQQQINNSTSASPPRKSPIPTPPTPPPAPSPPPVKPQHDPEPVVEPEMGIDPEPEPEPEPTTEAGELPMDIDEELTTAPTHTQLSANASKLADIIDDERPPAAPLPASPTPTPTSNDELSDAGSDLSARCRSRWRSRRRRRRRSHEPDEEHTHHTQHLLNEMEMARELEEERKNELLANASKYSASTSSPAVTVIPPDPPEIIELDSNSANSGGDQQQQAHPHPQLQEQPLPRQLMVHSPASEVASSIQQQEPSHQTLIDQLPVEHMAAPVLTIGTTAPCVLEPIVDTILEMEDSKFANNFASSLASVLNPPNPGQMSLLGSSLDRGEQISEEDSIQATRNLLEKLRKTKRKAQDDCCSKEVVDLLPPTPAIPSVFPFHNAADPEDIIHAQKEQQQQQQQQQHQQQQQQQQQQQQQSCLYGNSSGPNSVASLTIKDSPMTANSGSYANSLTNTPNATPTNTTMGNNLGASSGYQVNFGNSQQAPSLSCFLEKSPHQKGGCPLSKNGGGGAGVPGATPDFVDLAAAAVKNSIGRYHGGAAVPGPQSGAGGNSNSNKLSDYDENTRMQSPFGRMQRWNENDLIAARRSSSPSSVSESNDQPPATVAARNISQLEGCKTFFNNYASGNGGGGSTVNPTTPYSHAPLVNGIDGMSMFSNAVAPQQQTTPTQQQQQQRTPNSQYNGGIYPQLSAMMHTQXTPTEATPSLYGNGGVGVVSGVSVSVGVGAVPTTLPLPPPPQAPQYSGAPYTTPSLGMLPVQQQSVVPPVQVTTTSNHQFALASPVDGKIPTYPAHPAQLLSSCVEAAVVSMMPPTTPGTAVASKDSPNKRGSVNSGSAAKKQPNKSPQMPQGKSPGKSPRPALHPPTPPTPTPAATVPPSKYDPLTHTIQGKPRQRAPRGSGGSAAPGRGRGRGRGRGRGAGTASGMAISLPPPMSDYGSNTHIVNNLVGTPFEFNNYDDDMAGPGVENLQSLRDRRRSFELRTPRGQAKPTPTTTAATTTNPLLHPVLPGPVDMRTYNLGFEAPHSTASQEAYQNNLLGAFDSGTADQTLSEFDEEDERQFQSALRATGTGTSPSKQPAVTAAPVSPAPANTPAVNSQPAANLHLHSTEANQMALSVASTVGATHLMEGSLVEASLEATSEEVSIDSDTTILNSKTSSDARSQLKLKIKSPLAYSGEHYSTMTNSLSSSLSLSSSTLVQSSSAVQTTVSTSTVVSASSVGSGNSRRMRKKELLSLYVVQKDNLNDDSSCGLPAASDSLPLDNLLRKSEEEEDVATGNGNGNGSKRFKKNSSSRELRALDANSVLQEDQLLAGVSGGGAGTVSGDGRRRSACSSGSNNVNNGKTGAASSAGKRRGRSKTLESSEDDHQTPKLKIKIRGLSGSEAVGSVGISSAGDSKSYSYEMTRRACPPKKRLTSNYSTPTLEEIKRDSMNYRKKVMQDFDKGDEHNKRDNSVITLDGESLMPQPPSKRPKSSKPKKDKKEKKRQKQKQLSLNSSSTATTMTTTLIENTVSASPGDKPKLILRINKRKTETSMKITCLEQPSVNEAPLRLKIARNSSGGGYIIGAKAEKKEDPPPDAPNVSPHQIPLMLPLGETSPQGLLINSFTPHSQNANASPALIGKDTGTPSPPCLVIDSSKSADVHDSTSLPESGVAAIGVPASLVGATTPLCVNVGNYENSNNSLPSASGTGSASSNSCNSHSNNNNNNSSGGGSASGGGSLLPLKKDCEVR from the exons ATGTCACAAAGAGGTAAGCGCGGtaatcaacatcatcatcagtcgCATCatccgccgccgcagcagcaacagcggaagGATGTTGAGCCGCAGCCGCCCCCCACTAAGCGGCGTAAAGGCAGACCGCCCAATGgggcgacaacagcagcggcagcaatagcagcgacagcgggagcgggagcgggatcAACAACAGGAGGAGATCGAGTTCCAATTATACCGTcaagtaaaagcaaaaacgaTGTGGAACAGGAGCTTGATATTGGTGAAAGAGGAAATGAAAGTGGACTACTTGgagccgccagcagcagcagcagcattagcaAATCCAAGTCAACGAAGCAGGCCAAATCGTCTAGTAAATGCAAGTCGCAGGGGGCGAGTACGAGCAGCTCATGGCAGGCTCGCTCCGTGGCAGACATTAAAATGTCGAGCATTTACAATCGCAGCTCAACGGAGGCCCCAGCTGAACTTTACCG CAAGGATCTCATTAGCGCAATGAAATTGCCAGACTCGGAGCCATTGGCCAATTATGAGTATTTAGTTGTTGCGGATCAATGGAAGCAGGAATGGGAGAAGGGCGTACAAGTACCTGTTAACCCGGACTCCCTTCCCGAGCCATGCGTTTACGTTCTGCCTGAGCCAATTGTGTCGCCAGCCCACGACTTTAAGCT TCCGAAAAATCGCTATCTGCGCATTACCAAAGACGAGCACTATTCGCCGGAGCTGCATTGCCTGACGAATGTCGTTGCCTTGGCAGAGAACACCTGTGCCTACGACATAGATCCCATTGATGAGGCCTGGCTGCGTCTCTACAATGGCGATCGTGCCCAATGCGGTGCTTTCCCCATTAACGAGACACAGTTCGAGCGCGTCATTGAGGAGCTGGAG GTTCGTTGCTGGGAGCAGATTCAAGTCATTCTTAAGCAAGAGGAAGGCTTGGGCATTGAGTTCGATGAGAACGTCATCTGCGATGTTTGTCGGTCCCCTGACTCCGAGGAGGCCAACGAAATGGTATTCTGTGATAATTGCAATATCTGTGTGCATCAGGCTTGTTACGGCATTACAGCAATCCCATCAG GTCAATGGCTATGTCGCACCTGTTCCATGGGCATAACTCCTGACTGCGTACTCTGTCCGAACAAGGGTGGTGCCATGAAGTCCAACAAATCGGGCAAGCACTGGGCCCATGTTTCTTGCGCCCTGTGGATACCCGAAGTGAGCATTGGATGTGTGGATCGCATGGAGCCGATAACAAAAATCTCAAGCATTCCTCAATCGCGTTGGTCTTTGGTCTGCGTGCTCTGCCGAAAGCGCGTGGGCAGCTGCATCCAATGCTCGGTGAAGCCCTGCAAGACAGCATACCATGTGACCTGCGCATTCCAGCACGGCTTGGAGATGCGGGCCATCATCGAAGAGGGCAATGCCGAAGATGGCGTGAAATTGCGATCCTATTGCCAGAAGCACAGCATGAGCAAAGGCAAGAAGGAGAACGCTGGCGGTGCAAGTGGGGGAGGCAGTGCCTCGGTCACGAATTCCATGCACAAAGCGAACAAGTACACAGGCGGCACAGGCGGAGTAGGCGACGAGGGCAGCAGTGCTTGTGGTAAGACAGGAGAGGATCAACGCAGGCGTAAGAATCATCGAAAGAACGACATGACCTCCGAGGAGCGTAACCAGGCAAGGGCTCAGCGTCTACAG GAAGTGGAGGCGGAGTTCGACAAGCATGTGAACATTAATGACATCAGTTGTCATTTATTCGATGTGGACGACGATGCCATTGTGGCCATATACAACTATTGGAAGCTGAAGCGAAAGTCGCGCCACAATCGGGAGCTGATACCGCCCAAGTCTGAGGACGTGGAAATGATAGCCcgcaagcaggagcagcaggacttGGAGAACCATAAGCTGGTGGTTCACTTGCGGCAAGATCTAGAACGAGTTCGCAATCTCTGCTATATGGTTAGCCGGAGGGAAAAACTGTCGCGCTCCCTATTCAAGCTACGCGAGCAGGTCTTCTATAAGCAGCTGGGAGTGCTCGACGAAATGCGCctggacaagcagcagcagaagcaggaagAAAAGCAGCGTCCCGCGTTAGACATGGACGCTGTAATATACGCCAACGATGGGCCTACGTTGTACGATCGCTTCTACAGCTCGGCTGGAGGACAAACTGTGCCGGCACAGTACCAGGATCTGAAGTATATCCTCGAGCAGCTCATGGGCAAGCTACAGAGTGGAAAACAGAGGCGTGGACGTGCCTCCCAGTCCCCCAACAAGCGTAAGCAGGTGGCTAAGGCTTCCCCTACTAAGAAGATCAACAATGGCTCCATTACCTCCCGCACATCTTCTCCAGAGAAGCCGGCAGCGATGGGCAAGGTGGCATCCATGTCCTCCACCGCTGCAAAGGTGCGGGGGGCGCCGCCTGGGAAACCTCCTGCAGGGAGGCGTGCCTCGAAGAGCGGCGCGGCGACGGGGACGTCGACCCACAACAAAACCCAATCACAACCGCATTCCCATATCCGGAGCAGTGCGTCCTCCCATACGTCAAGCGGCAGTTCATCATCTGGTGATTCCAGCTCGCCGAATGGCACCAGTAGTTCCGACAGTTCCTCTGCAAGCGATTCAGGCAGTGAACGCGGAAGCTCAAGCGCGGCCAGCGGAATCTCCAGGCGAAAGTCCTCCTCCACAGGAAGTCCCCTCAAAAAGCAAAGCTACGCTCGCTCCGTGGAGCAGCGACAGAAACAGCGCCAGCGTCGCCAAAGTGAGGCGGCTGCGGGTGTGCCTGCGGCGTCTCCGAGCTCAAGATCTGCCACCAGCTCTAGCGAAGATGAGGACGAgcagcagaggcggaggcaagAATCTGAGCGTGAGAACCGCGGACGGGGATCAATTTACAACAAAACAGTACCTAACAGAACCCAACCAACTAAGTCAAAGCAATGCAGTCAAGCAGATGGTGGAGCCGCAGTCGGAATGGGAGCGAGACGAAAATTGTCTACAACAACACGAGGATTGGCTCAAATGCACAAGGATGCCGAGGAGAGCTTGTCGAGCGATGGGAGTGAAGAACTGCTGCCTCTGAAAGGCGAACGGCAACGTGAGGTCATTTCATCGTCGGGACTGGCGCTGTCTGGCCCGACGACCGGTGGAACGAAGATGGGGCAACACATTTACTCTGACTCAGAGAGCAGTTCCTCCCCCAACGAGAAGGAGCTGGAAGAAGTAACCACTCTCGAGAGCAACGTAAGTGACTCTCAGAACCAGCAGACTATACGTACAAAGGCAGCTATGAAGGAGTTTGTGCCAGGGACAGCTGCAACATCGACCCAATCAGCCACAactgccacagccgctgccagCAAATCCACAAAAGAGGCAAAAGAAGGAGGCACCAGCTCCAAAGCGAATTCCAACGCCAAGTTGCCATATCCAGCGGATCTCCTGGTAGTCCCACAGCGTCAGGCGGCCAAGAAGGCTTCCGAAAACATGCGCTCCACGAATCTCGCAGCAACACTGCAGCCAGATGCCGCGGATAGAGTGCGGGAGCCAGAAACCAACTCGGCTGCTCCTATAGGCAAGAACAAGCCCAAGGATTCCGTCTCGAAGCAAGCGATGGATGCGGAGAGATTCGGAGGGGGAGACAAGGCTCGAACCAAAGAGCAGGCCAAGCCTACAGCGAAGTCGGTTGGAGAAGGGATTGTGGAGCGTGGCAAGCGGGGCAGACCGCCCAAAGTGCCAAGAGATCCCACTGCCTCCTATAACACCAGCATTGAAAAAGGGAAACCACCTCCGCCTGCCGAAGCAAAGTCTATTGATCTTGTTTCAAATCCTACCACAGCCAAGACCAGTTTCGCTGTCTCCTATGTGCCACAGAGACAAGCAGCTAAGAAGGCGGCGGAGCAGCTGAAAAGCAGCAAGCCCCTGCAGGAAACTGCCTTCTCAAATGCGAACGAGTCTGCAGAGAAGGAACTATCGTCGACGACAACGGGGACGGCTTcgacaggaacaacaacaacttcgGCAAAACCCACGAGAAGAACTTCACTGAAGGAAGCACCTAACCCTCCAAAGGAAAGCTTAGGTAACCGGAAAAAGTCGAAGGAGGAGGCAGTGGTGACGGCAACAAAAACGACAACACCAATAAAGCGTCGGATTGCGGCACCCAATttgtccagctccagctctgggGATAGCGAAAGCTCCAGTTCGTCCAGCAGCTCAGGGAGCAGCtcgagcagtggcagcggtagTGATTCAGAAAGCGAATCGGAGGCCAGCGATGCAGATAAagcaaggcaaacaaacaaggaGCCAGCTCCAAGCGCTGTATCATCGTGCAGTACCGTTTCCTCCAATGTGCCAAAGCGTTCACCACGTAAATCTATGGACAAGCCCgcagcatcaggagcagcCGTGGCCACCGCGCCGCCcccgccaccaccgcctctACCTGTTAGGACTCGTCAGAACTCCACCAACAAATCGCCAAAGAGAGCACCCCAAAAATCAGTAGCCACGATTGCAATTCAGGACGATGCCCAAAATGCCCCCAAATTGCACCCCTATCGCCGCCAATTCTCTCCAGACGACGGAACGAAGCAAGTCCAATCGGAGCAATTCACCAAAAGAGCAACGCGTGGCTCCAAGTCACGCCCTCCCTCGCCATTGGTAAAATCCTCTCCAGAAAAACAAACCCCCCGACGAAAATCTCGAGCTGACGAGTCACCCAAAAAGTTACCAAACTGGGAGCATGAAATAAATCAGAGAAAGGCGGCCAGCGGAAAAGCTACCAGCGCGTTGGACAAGATGTTGGataaaaaacagcagcaaatcaaCAATTCCACGTCGGCATCACCTCCCAGAAAATCACCCATTCCTACACCTCCTACACCGCCGCCAGCTCCTTCGCCGCCGCCCGTTAAGCCCCAACATGATCCTGAGCCAGTTGTCGAACCCGAGATGGGTATAGATCCCGAACCAGAGCCGGAACCGGAACCCACAACAGAGGCAGGTGAATTGCCTATGGATATTGATGAGGAGCTGACCACCGCTCCAACGCATACGCAGTTATCGGCCAATGCCAGCAAACTCGCAGACATCATTGATGACGAGCGGCCGCCTGCCGCTCCACTTCCTGCCtcgcccacacccactcccacctCTAACGACGAGTTGTCGGATGCCGGAAGTGATCTCAGCGCGCGATGTCGCAGTCGCTGGCGCtcgaggcggaggaggaggagacgaaGCCACGAGCCAGACGAAGAGCACACCCATCACACGCAGCACCTCTtaaacgaaatggaaatggcacgCGAGTTGGAGGAGGAAAGGAAGAACGAGCTGCTGGCGAATGCTAGTAAGTATTCCGCGTCAACATCGTCTCCAGCAGTGACTGTCATACCACCCGATCCTCCGGAAATCATAGAATTGGATTCAAACTCGGCCAACTCGGGAGGagatcagcaacagcaggcgcatccgcatccgcaactgcaggagcagccgTTGCCACGACAGCTGATGGTACACTCACCCGCAAGCGAGGTAGCCTCTTCCATTCAGCAGCAGGAACCATCGCACCAGACCTTAATCGACCAGTTGCCGGTGGAGCATATGGCGGCCCCTGTGCTGACAATCGGTACAACGGCCCCATGTGTCCTAGAGCCGATTGTAGACACCATTCTAGAGATGGAGGACAGCAAGTTTGCGAATAACTTTGCGTCAAGCCTAGCCAGCGTGCTGAATCCGCCGAATCCCGGGCAGATGAGCCTCCTCGGATCGAGCCTAGATAGAGGGGAGCAAATCTCCGAAGAGGATAGCATCCAGGCCACCCGAAATCTCCTGGAGAAATTGCGGAAGACCAAGCGAAAGGCCCAGGATGACTGCTGCTCGAAGGAAGTCGTTGACTTGTTGCCCCCCACGCCAGCCATACCGTCGGTGTTTCCGTTCCACAATGCTGCTGATCCCGAGGATATTATTCATGCCcagaaggagcaacaacaacaacagcaacaacaacagcatcagcagcaacaacaacagcagcagcaacaacaacaacaaagttgtCTATACGGAAACTCTTCAGGACCGAACTCTGTGGCTTCACTAACGATTAAGGACTCGCCGATGACAGCCAACAGTGGAAGCTATGCTAATAGTTTGACCAACACTCcgaatgccacgcccacgaaTACCACAATGGGAAATAATCTGGGAGCAAGTAGTGGCTACCAGGTGAATTTTGGAAACTCCCAGCAAGCGCCGTCCCTGAGCTGCTTTCTTGAGAAGTCACCCCACCAAAAGGGGGGATGTCCACTTTCCAaaaatggaggaggaggtgcaggaGTACCGGGAGCCACTCCAGACTTTGTAGACCTCGCTGCGGCGGCTGTGAAGAATAGTATCGGAAGGTACCACGGTGGAGCAGCGGTTCCGGGCCCTCAgtcaggggcagggggcaacagcaacagcaacaaacttAGTGACTACGACGAGAACACGCGCATGCAGTCGCCATTCGGCCGGATGCAGCGCTGGAACGAAAACGATCTCATAGCAGCGCGGCGCAGTAGCTCCCCAAGCTCAGTCTCCGAGTCAAACGATCAGCCCCCAGCAACAGTGGCTGCCCGCAACATATCCCAGCTGGAGGGCTGCAAGACCTTCTTCAACAACTACGCCAGTGGTAATGGTGGAGGCGGGAGTACAGTCAATCCCACTACTCCCTACAGTCATGCTCCTCTGGTCAATGGAATTGACGGCATGTCCATGTTTAGCAACGCTGTGGCACCCCAGCAACAAACAACGCCgacccagcagcaacaacagcagaggaCGCCGAATAGTCAGTACAACGGAGGAATCTATCCCCAACTGTCGGCGATGATGCACACCCA AACGCCAACAGAAGCGACTCCGAGTCTGTACGGCAATGGTGGAGTCGGTGTGGTGTCTGGTGTGAGCGTGAGTGTAGGTGTGGGAGCTGTACCGACAACACtaccgctgccaccgccaccacaaGCACCCCAGTATTCCGGGGCGCCGTACACCACGCCCAGCCTGGGAATGCTGCCAGTTCAGCAGCAGTCTGTCGTTCCGCCCGTTCAAGTCACGACTACCTCAAACCATCAGTTTGCTCTGGCCTCGCCGGTAGACGGAAAGATTCCCACCTACCCTGCCCATCCAGCTCAGCTGCTTAGCAGTTGCGTGGAAGCAGCGGTAGTGTCGATGATGCCTCCAACGACACCAGGTACCGCCGTCGCAAGCAAAGATTCGCCGAACAAGAGGGGCAGCGTCAATAGCGGGAGCGCAGCGAAGAAGCAGCCAAACAAATCACCTCAAATGCCTCAGGGGAAATCTCCAGGAAAGTCTCCCAGGCCAGCCCTGCACCCGCCGACGCCTCCTACGCCCACTCCAGCTGCGACTGTACCACCATCGAAGTATGACCCGCTGACACACACGATCCAGGGCAAGCCCCGACAACGCGCCCCAAGGGGAAGTGGCGGTTCTGCGGCTCCAGGTAGAGGCAGGGGACGTGGAAGAGGACGGGGTCGTGGAGCAGGGACTGCCAGTGGAATGGCCATATCCCTCCCGCCGCCCATGTCGGATTACGGAAGCAACACGCATATAGTCAACAACCTGGTGGGAACGCCCTTCGAGTTTAATaactacgacgacgacatgGCGGGACCAGGAGTGGAGAATCTGCAGTCGTTGAGGGATCGGCGCAGAAGCTTCGAGCTGCGAACGCCGCGAGGTCAGGCCAAGCCCACACCCACGACCActgcagcgacaacaacaaacccgTTGCTGCATCCTGTGCTGCCGGGACCTGTGGATATGAGGACCTACAATCTCGGATTCGAGGCTCCGCATAGCACGGCTTCCCAAGAGGCCTACCAGAACAACCTCCTGGGTGCCTTTGACTCCGGAACCGCAGATCAAACTCTTAGCGAGTTTGACGAGGAAGATGAACGCCAATTCCAGTCCGCTCTTCGTGCGACAGGTACTGGAACCTCGCCCAGCAAGCAGCCGGCTGTGACAGCAGCGCCAGTttcccctgctcctgctaATACCCCTGCTGTAAACTCTCAACCCGCCGCAAATCTGCACCTTCACTCGACAGAGGCCAATCAAATGGCACTGAGTGTCGCTTCCACAGTGGGCGCAACCCACTTGATGGAGGGATCGCTGGTTGAGGCTTCCCTAGAGGCAACCTCGGAGGAGGTTTCAATAGACTCGGACACAACAATACTGAACAGCAAAACGTCCAGCGATGCCCGTAGCCAGTTGAAGCTGAAGATCAAGAGCCCTCTGGCATACTCTGGGGAGCACTACAGTACAATGACAAACAGCCTAAGCAGCAGCCTGAGTCTCTCCAGCAGTACTCTGGTGCAGTCTTCGAGTGCTGTGCAAACCACGGTGTCCACCTCCACTGTGGTCAGTGCTTCCTCCGTGGGCAGCGGCAACTCTCGACGAATGCGCAAGAAGGAGCTGCTCAGCTTGTATGTAGTGCAGAAGGATAACCTCAACGACGACAGCTCCTGCGGACTTCCAGCGGCGTCCGACAGCCTTCCCCTGGATAACCTTCTACGCAAgtctgaggaggaggaggatgtggccaccggcaatggaaatggaaatgggtcTAAGAGGTTCAAAAAGAACTCTAGCAGCAGGGAACTGCGCGCTCTCGACGCCAATTCAGTGCTACAGGAAGACCAACTGCTCGCAGGCGTTTCGGGCGGCGGAGCAGGAACGGTATCTGGCGATGGAAGACGTCGCAGCGCTTGCAGCTCCGGTAGCAATAACGTCAACAACGGAAAGACCGGTGCGGCCAGCAGTGCGGGTAAGCGTCGAGGACGGAGCAAGACTCTCGAGAGCAGCGAAGACGATCATCAGACCCCCAAGTTGAAGATTAAAATCCGTGGATTGTCGGGAAGCGAGGCAGTCGGTTCTGTAGGGATTTCCAGTGCGGGCGATAGCAAGAGCTACAGCTATGAGATGACTCGCAGAGCTTGTCCTCCCAAGAAGCGCTTGACAAGCAACTACAGCACTCCAACGCTGGAGGAGATCAAGAGGGATTCCATGAACTATCGTAAAAAAGTCATGCAGGATTTTGACAAAGGCGATGAGCACAATAAGCGGGATAACTCTGTCATAACTTTGGATGGAGAATCTCTGATGCCTCAGCCTCCCAGCAAGCGACCAAAGTCGTCAAAGCCGAAAAAGgacaaaaaggagaagaaacgccaaaagcagaagcagctcaGTTTGAACAGTAGCtcaacagcaaccacaatgACTACCACGTTAATTGAGAACACGGTCAGTGCCTCACCAGGCGATAAGCCAAAGCTGATCCTGCGAATTAACAAGCGCAAAACTGAGACTTCGATGAAAATCACTTGCTTGGAGCAGCCGTCGGTGAACGAGGCACCCCTGCGCCTGAAAATAGCCAGAAACTCCTCGGGAGGAGGGTATATAATCGGCGCTAAAGCTGAAAAGAAGGAAGATCCGCCACCGGATGCGCCTAATGTGTCCCCACATCAGATTCCGCTGATGCTTCCCCTCGGGGAGACATCGCCCCAAGGGCTGCTAATCAACAGCTTCACACCGCACTCCCAGAATGCGAATGCCTCTCCAGCGCTGATAGGCAAAGACACCGGAACGCCATCGCCGCCCTGTTTGGTAATAGACTCCAGCAAAAGTGCTGATGTGCATGACTCCACTTCGCTGCCGGAGAGCGGCGTGGCTGCCATAGGTGTCCCTGCTTCGCTGGTAGGTGCCACTACCCCGCTGTGCGTGAACGTGGGTAACTATGAGAATAGCAACAACTCGTTGCCATCGGCCAGCGGCACTGGGTCTGCGTCCAGTAATTCCTGCAATAGTCATTcgaacaacaataacaacaacagcagtggaGGAGGCTCAGCCAGCGGAGGTGGCAGTTTGCTTCCATTAAAAAAAGACTGTGAGGTTAGATGA